From Phragmites australis chromosome 5, lpPhrAust1.1, whole genome shotgun sequence, a single genomic window includes:
- the LOC133919010 gene encoding probable BOI-related E3 ubiquitin-protein ligase 2 codes for MAVQAQYLAHAFPHDSRAISAAMDNAKSASVFLGEPSGGHLLAAALQQQQAAAVAGKTVFSDPRSELTCNNNNHDIGCFMPRKRARTGDVVGAGLIMEGHRALLPQAFAPAEDVQSSVLCSGAASTSGRPVGAAPVSHGNLSHLYRHTVEIDAFIRIENERLRAGLEEARRRHVRAAVSAVERAAARRLRAAEVDLERALARNAELDDKLRQMGAEGQAWQGIASSHEAAAAGLRTTLDQLLQSPCGGAEGEAEDARSCCFEQEEGADDRARTRACKVCGGADACVLLLPCRHLCVCGGCEAAVDVCPVCAATKNASLHVLLS; via the exons ATGGCCGTGCAGGCGCAGTACCTCGCCCACGCCTTCCCCCATGACTCCCGCGCCATTAg TGCAGCGATGGACAACGCGAAGAGCGCGTCGGTGTTCCTCGGCGAACCCAGCGGAGGCCATCTTCTAGCCGCCgcgctgcagcagcagcaggctgcgGCTGTGGCTGGCAAAACGGTGTTCAGCGATCCGCGCAGCGAACTCACCTGCAACAACAACAATCACGATATCGGTTGCTTCATGCCGAGGAAGCGCGCGCGGACTGGCGACGTGGTGGGCGCCGGCTTGATCATGGAGGGGCACCGCGCGCTGCTGCCGCAGGCGTTCGCGCCCGCGGAGGACGTCCAGAGCAGTGTTCTCTGCTCTGGCGCCGCGTCCACCAGTGGACGCCCGGTCGGCGCTGCGCCGGTGTCGCACGGCAACCTGTCGCATCTCTACCGGCACACCGTCGAGATTGACGCGTTCATTCGAATCGAG AATGAGAGGCTGCGGGCGGGGCTGGAGGAGGCGCGGCGCCGGCACGTGCGGGCCGCGGTGTCGGCAGTGGAGCGCGCGGCCGCGCGGCGCCTCCGGGCTGCAGAGGTCGACCTGGAGCGCGCGCTGGCGCGCAACGCGGAGCTCGATGACAAGCTCCGGCAGATGGGCGCCGAGGGGCAGGCGTGGCAGGGCATTGCCAGTAGCcacgaggccgccgccgccggcctccgCACCACGCTCGACCAGCTCCTGCAATCGCCATGCGGCGGCGCCGAGGGCGAGGCCGAGGACGCGCGGTCGTGCTGCTTCGAGCAGGAGGAGGGCGCCGACGACAGGGCCAGGACGAGGGCGTGCAAGGTGTGCGGCGGGGCGGACGCGtgcgtgctgctgctgccgtgCCGGCACCTGTGCGTGTGCGGCGGGTGCGAGGCGGCCGTGGACGTGTGCCCCGTGTGCGCGGCCACCAAGAATGCCTCCCTCCACGTCCTCCTCTCCTGA